One Thiocapsa sp. genomic window carries:
- the hypB gene encoding hydrogenase nickel incorporation protein HypB, with product MCDTCGCNITPGNEHLVRADGKHAKTADGRAAVTVLQALLSENDHEAAHNREYFDRHQVLALNLMSSPGAGKTSLLERTIDAFAGQVRIAVIEGDLETENDAERIRAKGVPAVQISTGSACHLDAHMVHDALHRLDLNEVDILFIENVGNLVCPASFDLGQHRNVTLLSVPEGDDKPAKYPVMFRAADLVLCTKSDLLTVLPEFSVERAEHHLRQLASVVPFESVSTRGEGDIEPWLHWLSDELAAQRARLELGRTIRPSVQPDGARLQGHAADGHTHDHHHGHRHAHDHGHEHDHTHHHHTHAHEQD from the coding sequence ATGTGCGATACCTGCGGCTGCAATATCACCCCCGGCAACGAGCATCTGGTCCGGGCAGACGGCAAGCACGCCAAGACCGCCGACGGCCGTGCGGCGGTGACCGTGCTTCAAGCCCTGCTCTCCGAGAACGATCACGAGGCGGCCCACAATCGGGAGTATTTCGATCGTCATCAGGTGCTGGCGTTGAATCTCATGTCCTCGCCCGGTGCCGGCAAGACGAGCCTGTTGGAACGGACCATCGACGCCTTTGCGGGTCAGGTACGCATCGCCGTGATCGAGGGCGATCTCGAGACCGAGAACGACGCCGAGCGCATTCGCGCCAAGGGTGTCCCGGCGGTGCAGATCTCCACCGGCAGCGCGTGCCATCTGGATGCCCACATGGTGCACGACGCCCTGCATCGGTTGGATCTCAACGAGGTCGACATCCTCTTCATCGAGAACGTCGGCAACCTGGTTTGCCCGGCCAGCTTCGATCTCGGGCAGCACCGCAACGTCACGCTCCTGTCCGTACCGGAGGGCGACGACAAGCCCGCGAAATACCCGGTCATGTTCCGCGCGGCGGACCTGGTGCTCTGCACCAAGTCGGATCTGCTCACCGTCCTGCCCGAATTCTCGGTCGAGCGTGCGGAACACCATCTGCGCCAGCTTGCCAGCGTGGTGCCGTTCGAGTCGGTCTCCACTCGCGGCGAGGGCGACATCGAGCCTTGGCTCCACTGGCTGAGCGACGAGCTCGCGGCCCAACGCGCGCGGCTCGAGCTCGGGCGCACCATTCGCCCCTCGGTCCAGCCGGACGGGGCTCGGCTGCAGGGTCATGCGGCGGACGGACACACCCATGACCATCATCACGGCCATCGCCACGCGCATGATCATGGCCATGAGCACGACCATACTCACCATCATCACACGCACGCCCACGAGCAGGACTGA
- a CDS encoding NAD-dependent epimerase/dehydratase family protein has product MDQDANTPLGSILVTGATGKVGRRLVAELLRTGQRVAIVTRSSDAAQTLWPGPGPEIRAADLTDPSSLGSVCDGIDTLLHLASYSPRPDEPDIYEAPSHWPVTAEGTANLMVRVEPSGIRRVIYLSSIKAMGDRAGALGRPADESVVPAPNSLYGRAKLAAERSVLELGRTTGRHTAVLRLPMVYGLGDSGNIARMVKAVAAGHFPPWPRIENHRAAIHVEDAVAAAILVAGRPETAGEVYLVTDGRDYSTRWLYEQSLLALGRPVPRWTIPLPVLRLAAGIGTLGERLSRRRMPLTLDGLGKLTGDAWFSSAKLEQALGFRARHTLETEIPHLARALAQMPRAGA; this is encoded by the coding sequence ATGGATCAAGACGCAAACACCCCGCTCGGATCGATCCTGGTGACCGGGGCGACCGGCAAGGTGGGCCGACGGCTGGTCGCGGAGCTGCTGCGGACCGGCCAGCGGGTGGCGATCGTCACGCGATCCTCGGATGCGGCGCAGACACTCTGGCCGGGGCCGGGGCCGGAGATCCGCGCCGCGGACCTGACCGACCCGTCGAGCCTCGGATCGGTCTGCGACGGCATCGACACCCTGTTGCACCTCGCGAGCTATTCGCCGCGTCCGGACGAGCCGGACATCTACGAGGCACCCTCCCACTGGCCGGTGACCGCCGAGGGGACCGCCAATCTGATGGTCCGCGTCGAGCCGTCCGGGATTCGGCGGGTGATCTATCTCAGCAGCATCAAGGCAATGGGCGATCGAGCCGGCGCGCTCGGGCGGCCAGCGGACGAGTCGGTTGTCCCGGCACCGAACAGCCTCTACGGTCGCGCCAAGCTGGCCGCGGAGCGCAGCGTCCTGGAGCTCGGACGCACAACCGGTCGACACACCGCTGTTCTGCGCCTTCCGATGGTCTACGGGCTCGGGGACAGCGGCAACATCGCCCGCATGGTCAAGGCGGTCGCCGCGGGGCACTTCCCGCCCTGGCCCCGAATCGAAAACCATCGCGCCGCGATCCATGTCGAGGACGCCGTCGCCGCCGCGATCTTGGTGGCCGGCCGGCCCGAGACGGCCGGCGAGGTCTACCTGGTCACCGACGGCCGAGACTATTCCACCCGTTGGCTCTACGAGCAGAGCCTGCTCGCACTCGGCCGACCCGTGCCGCGCTGGACCATCCCGCTCCCGGTCCTGCGCCTCGCGGCCGGTATCGGCACGCTCGGCGAACGCCTGAGCCGGCGGCGCATGCCGCTCACCCTGGACGGGCTCGGCAAGCTCACGGGAGATGCCTGGTTCTCGTCGGCCAAGCTGGAGCAGGCTTTGGGCTTCCGCGCGCGTCACACGCTCGAGACCGAGATCCCGCATCTGGCGAGGGCACTGGCTCAGATGCCCCGCGCCGGGGCCTGA
- a CDS encoding DUF302 domain-containing protein, which translates to MLELKRGLAGLLLAGGLLSQAAFGGGYGVYTSDSEFADVLEGLKMAIQERGMYINNVMNMGEMLERTGKDLGTDTPLYAQAESIEFCSSVLSREMSTENPVHVVNCPFIIAVYTLPEETGTTYVAHREIPADQVESSPAMAKVADMLKAISEAAVSW; encoded by the coding sequence ATGTTAGAACTCAAGCGCGGCCTCGCCGGACTGCTGTTGGCCGGCGGGCTCCTGTCCCAAGCCGCCTTCGGCGGCGGATATGGCGTCTACACCAGTGACTCCGAGTTCGCAGACGTGCTCGAAGGGCTCAAGATGGCGATCCAAGAGCGCGGCATGTACATCAACAACGTGATGAACATGGGCGAGATGCTGGAACGCACCGGCAAGGATCTCGGCACGGATACGCCGCTCTACGCGCAAGCCGAGTCCATCGAGTTCTGCAGTTCCGTGCTCTCGCGCGAGATGAGCACCGAGAACCCGGTCCATGTGGTGAATTGCCCCTTCATCATCGCCGTCTACACATTGCCCGAGGAGACCGGGACGACCTATGTCGCCCACCGCGAGATCCCGGCCGATCAGGTCGAATCCAGTCCGGCGATGGCCAAGGTCGCGGACATGCTCAAGGCGATCTCGGAGGCCGCCGTCTCCTGGTAG
- a CDS encoding glycosyltransferase: MTAVGSTAGTHALDILLRYFPRALHVLRTEGVAVLLRKLKRRLGTTPLRVADPPRLLALAEPFAPVDLTPPGAPLVSVVIPVHNQFSYTHHCLAALAHVGAGRPFEVIVVDDCSSDGTVERLAPYPGLRLIRNPENLGFVGSCNRGAEAAQGTYLVFLNNDTQVQPGWLDALIDTFEDAPDAGIVGSRLLYPDGRQQEAGAILFADGTAWNYGHLDAPDKPQYSYRRAVDYCSGAALAIETALFRRLGGFDSAFAPAYYEDADLAFRVRAAGRAVYYQPLSRVLHFEGISAGRDEQAATGLKRYQRINAETFRRRWAEVLAGFGERGEDLEQAKERDVRRRVLVVDNYMVTPDRESGSVRMRNLFLILQGLGFKVTFAAANLEAPEPYVADLQRIGIEVLYRPYVRRIRDHLASRGTDYDLVILSRADAAAATLDAARTHCTKARIVFDTVDLHFLRERRLAQLQGDRATLRVAERRKAQELDLMRRADLTFVVSEAERDILAVEAPDVRVHVVSNIHRVFGSATPFEARRGIFFIGSFAHPPNTDAVLFLCREIMPLLRARAPDIRLSVIGADPPREVLACAGPDIEIAGHVPDVEPFFAGCRVSVAPLRYGAGVKGKINQSLAHGLPVVATCVAAEGMHLVDGESVLIADDAPAFAEAIARLDRDPLLWMRLSDGGIRVMETHFGFAAAEQALRAALDLEANA; the protein is encoded by the coding sequence ATGACGGCCGTCGGATCGACTGCCGGAACGCACGCACTGGACATCCTCCTCCGCTACTTCCCTCGCGCCCTCCATGTCCTGCGCACGGAGGGCGTCGCCGTCCTGCTGCGCAAGCTCAAGCGCCGCCTCGGCACCACGCCGCTGCGTGTGGCCGACCCGCCGCGTCTGCTCGCGCTCGCCGAGCCCTTCGCGCCGGTCGACCTGACGCCGCCCGGTGCGCCGCTGGTCTCGGTGGTGATCCCGGTCCACAACCAGTTCAGCTACACCCATCACTGTCTCGCCGCGCTGGCTCATGTCGGCGCCGGACGGCCCTTCGAGGTGATCGTCGTGGACGACTGCTCGAGCGACGGGACCGTCGAGCGACTCGCGCCTTACCCCGGTCTGCGCCTGATCCGCAACCCCGAGAATCTCGGGTTCGTCGGATCCTGCAATCGCGGGGCCGAGGCCGCGCAGGGTACCTATCTGGTCTTCCTGAACAACGACACCCAGGTCCAACCCGGCTGGCTGGACGCGCTGATCGACACCTTCGAGGATGCGCCGGACGCCGGCATCGTCGGCAGCCGCCTGCTCTATCCGGACGGTCGTCAGCAGGAGGCCGGGGCCATCCTCTTTGCCGACGGCACGGCCTGGAACTACGGCCACCTCGACGCCCCGGACAAGCCCCAATACAGCTATCGACGCGCCGTCGACTATTGCTCGGGTGCCGCGCTCGCCATCGAGACGGCGCTCTTCAGGCGTCTCGGCGGCTTCGACAGCGCATTCGCACCCGCCTATTACGAGGATGCCGATCTGGCCTTCCGCGTGCGTGCGGCCGGACGCGCGGTCTACTACCAGCCGCTATCCCGTGTCCTGCACTTCGAGGGGATCAGCGCCGGGCGCGACGAGCAGGCCGCGACCGGGCTGAAGCGGTATCAGCGGATCAACGCCGAGACCTTCCGGAGGCGTTGGGCCGAGGTCTTGGCCGGCTTCGGCGAGCGCGGCGAGGACCTGGAGCAGGCGAAGGAACGCGACGTGCGACGCCGCGTCCTGGTGGTCGACAATTACATGGTTACCCCGGATCGCGAGTCCGGCTCGGTGCGGATGCGCAATCTGTTCCTCATCCTGCAAGGGCTCGGCTTCAAGGTGACCTTTGCCGCCGCCAACTTGGAGGCACCCGAGCCCTATGTCGCCGACCTGCAACGCATCGGTATCGAGGTGCTCTACCGGCCCTACGTGCGCCGGATCCGCGACCATCTCGCCAGCCGCGGCACCGACTACGACCTGGTGATCCTGAGCCGTGCCGACGCCGCGGCGGCCACACTCGACGCCGCCCGGACCCATTGCACCAAGGCACGCATCGTCTTCGATACGGTCGATCTGCACTTCCTGCGCGAGCGGCGACTCGCGCAGCTCCAAGGTGATCGCGCGACCCTTCGCGTCGCCGAGCGGCGCAAGGCGCAGGAGCTGGACCTCATGCGTCGGGCCGATCTGACCTTCGTGGTGAGCGAGGCCGAGCGCGACATCCTGGCTGTGGAGGCGCCGGATGTCCGGGTCCATGTCGTTTCGAACATCCATCGGGTCTTCGGCTCGGCCACGCCATTCGAGGCGCGGCGCGGCATCTTTTTCATCGGCTCCTTCGCACACCCGCCGAACACCGACGCCGTCCTCTTTCTCTGTCGCGAGATCATGCCCTTGCTGCGCGCGCGCGCCCCGGACATCCGGCTCAGCGTCATCGGCGCGGATCCGCCGCGCGAGGTCCTCGCCTGCGCCGGGCCGGACATCGAGATCGCGGGGCATGTCCCGGATGTCGAGCCTTTCTTCGCCGGGTGCCGTGTCTCGGTCGCGCCCCTGCGCTACGGCGCGGGTGTGAAGGGCAAGATCAACCAGAGTCTGGCCCACGGGCTCCCCGTCGTCGCAACCTGCGTCGCCGCGGAGGGCATGCACCTGGTCGACGGCGAGTCGGTCCTGATCGCAGACGACGCGCCCGCCTTCGCCGAGGCGATCGCGCGGCTCGATCGGGATCCGCTGCTCTGGATGCGTCTCTCCGACGGAGGCATCCGGGTGATGGAGACCCATTTCGGCTTCGCCGCCGCCGAGCAGGCGCTGCGCGCGGCGCTCGATCTGGAGGCGAACGCATGA
- a CDS encoding glycosyltransferase family 2 protein has product MSTDAAVPAVGVIVVNYNAGDLLTECVGAVLGSEVPVEVVVSDNGSDDGSLEQLRALFGADPRLRILENRANLGFAAANNRGLPLVRADRLLFLNPDCLVGPDTLGRMLAFMDSRPDVGMAGCIVRNPDGSEQVASRRAIPDPWIALKRILRLDRLLPNLGGRSLNLHHERLPAEPVEVEAISGSFMLVSRRALEVVGPLDEGYFLHCEDLDWFVRFRQGGWTIALVPDVSVIHHKGACSRRSPLLVERHKHRGMERFYRKFQAQGYPTLFNGLVIFGIRAHFWSRVLVDTLSRMFGRSRSGKAE; this is encoded by the coding sequence ATGAGCACGGACGCAGCGGTCCCCGCCGTCGGCGTGATCGTCGTCAACTACAACGCCGGCGACCTGCTGACCGAGTGTGTCGGGGCGGTGCTCGGATCGGAGGTGCCGGTCGAGGTCGTCGTGAGCGACAACGGGTCGGACGACGGGAGTCTCGAGCAACTGCGCGCGCTGTTCGGCGCGGATCCGCGCCTGCGCATCCTCGAAAACCGGGCCAATCTGGGCTTCGCTGCGGCCAACAATCGCGGATTGCCGCTGGTCCGGGCCGATCGTCTGCTGTTTCTGAATCCGGACTGTCTGGTCGGCCCCGACACCCTGGGGCGGATGCTCGCCTTCATGGACAGCCGCCCGGATGTCGGTATGGCCGGCTGCATCGTGCGCAACCCGGACGGGAGCGAGCAGGTGGCCAGCCGCCGCGCGATTCCGGACCCCTGGATCGCGCTCAAGCGCATCCTGCGGCTCGATCGGCTCCTGCCCAATCTGGGCGGACGCAGCCTGAACCTCCATCATGAGCGGCTGCCCGCCGAGCCGGTCGAGGTCGAGGCGATCTCGGGCTCCTTCATGCTGGTGAGCCGGCGCGCGCTCGAGGTGGTCGGGCCGCTCGACGAGGGTTATTTTCTGCACTGCGAGGATCTCGACTGGTTCGTGCGGTTTCGACAGGGCGGTTGGACGATCGCGCTCGTCCCGGATGTCAGCGTCATCCATCATAAGGGCGCATGCAGCCGACGCAGCCCCCTGCTGGTCGAACGCCACAAACATCGCGGGATGGAGCGCTTCTATCGCAAGTTCCAGGCGCAGGGGTATCCGACGCTCTTCAATGGGTTGGTCATCTTCGGCATCCGGGCCCACTTTTGGAGCCGGGTCCTCGTCGACACCCTGAGCCGGATGTTCGGTCGGTCCAGATCGGGGAAGGCGGAGTGA
- a CDS encoding HpcH/HpaI aldolase/citrate lyase family protein, with amino-acid sequence MIRTQTDIALPALPARSHPYLSLGASLYMPATRRDVRELLRGHKLPGLRSLVLCTEDAVHPDSVGEALANLRRVLPGLGERGPLRFIRPRSPEVLAEILDMPGSTNLDGVCLPKVDVNNIGAFLEVLEQAPQLLIMPIIETEVAFCDTALQALRRRLDTVRERVACVRIGGNDLLQILGMKRPAHLTAYDTPLGLVIDRLIIALRPHGYALSAPVFEHIDRPEVLERELVLDVARGLFAKTAIHPTQTALIEAAYRVAPDEAALAEAILDPRAAAVFRFAGQMAETATHGRWAQQTLARRDAYAADPEMPA; translated from the coding sequence ATGATCCGCACCCAGACCGACATCGCCTTGCCGGCGCTCCCTGCGCGGAGCCACCCCTATCTGAGCCTCGGCGCCTCGCTCTATATGCCGGCGACGCGGCGTGATGTGCGTGAGCTGCTGCGTGGGCACAAGCTCCCGGGGCTGCGCTCGCTCGTGCTCTGCACCGAAGACGCCGTGCACCCCGACTCCGTCGGCGAGGCCCTCGCCAATCTGCGACGGGTCCTCCCCGGTCTGGGCGAGCGCGGCCCGCTGCGCTTCATCCGCCCCCGCAGCCCGGAGGTGCTCGCCGAGATCCTCGACATGCCCGGCAGCACGAACCTGGATGGCGTGTGCCTGCCGAAGGTCGACGTGAACAACATCGGCGCCTTTCTGGAGGTGCTCGAGCAGGCTCCTCAGCTCCTCATCATGCCGATCATCGAGACCGAGGTCGCCTTCTGCGACACCGCACTGCAGGCGCTGCGGCGGCGTCTCGATACGGTGCGCGAGCGCGTGGCCTGCGTGCGCATCGGCGGCAATGATCTGCTGCAGATCCTCGGCATGAAGCGCCCGGCGCATCTCACCGCCTACGACACCCCGCTCGGTCTGGTGATCGATCGGCTCATCATTGCCCTGCGCCCGCACGGCTACGCGCTCTCGGCGCCGGTGTTCGAGCACATCGACCGTCCCGAGGTGCTGGAGCGCGAGCTGGTGCTCGATGTCGCCCGTGGACTCTTCGCCAAGACCGCCATCCATCCAACACAAACCGCCTTGATCGAGGCCGCTTATCGCGTCGCACCGGACGAGGCGGCGCTTGCCGAGGCCATTCTCGATCCCCGCGCGGCCGCCGTGTTTCGCTTTGCCGGTCAAATGGCGGAGACCGCGACGCATGGCCGTTGGGCACAACAGACCCTGGCACGCCGCGATGCCTACGCCGCCGACCCCGAGATGCCCGCGTGA
- a CDS encoding cysteine protease StiP family protein, protein MSTWDQPPAGAPKQPFSGSYQLDDCQFLLKPLHLEPIALREKERLIQSGERHYSEMLSEEAPPTATYLELFRALTLTYAERLGQDIVSLAAHIGATRTAPVTIVSLARAGTPVGALLQRALIRQGSAQPRHYSVSIIRDRGIDNNALRHILRVDARPPAGLVFVDGWTAKGVITRELRAAITRWNHANPEQLDPRLYVLSDIGGSADVAATEEDYAIPSGILNATVSGLVSRSLLNAQIGPHEFHGCVYYQAFEPLDQSRWFLDQVSRTFARAHARPLRSQPREQRARATRDWLRRCMAQHAITDLNLVKPGIAEATRVLLRRIPDRLIVRDPGAADLQHLMALAESRAVAVEIDPTLPFQAAALIRSCRDRPASASAASREEP, encoded by the coding sequence GTGAGCACCTGGGATCAGCCTCCTGCCGGCGCGCCGAAGCAGCCCTTCTCAGGCAGCTATCAACTGGATGACTGTCAGTTTCTGCTCAAACCTCTGCATCTGGAGCCGATTGCGCTGCGCGAGAAGGAGCGGCTCATCCAGTCTGGAGAGCGCCATTACAGCGAGATGCTGAGCGAAGAGGCGCCCCCGACAGCGACCTATCTGGAGCTCTTTCGCGCGCTCACCCTGACCTATGCCGAGCGCCTGGGGCAGGACATCGTCTCCCTGGCGGCCCACATCGGTGCGACCCGCACAGCCCCCGTGACCATCGTCTCGCTGGCCCGCGCCGGCACACCCGTCGGCGCCCTGCTGCAGCGTGCCTTGATCCGGCAGGGCAGTGCGCAGCCCCGTCACTACTCGGTGTCGATCATTCGCGATCGCGGGATCGACAACAACGCGCTGCGCCACATCCTGCGCGTGGATGCGCGCCCGCCGGCCGGCCTGGTGTTCGTCGACGGCTGGACCGCCAAGGGCGTGATCACCCGCGAGCTGCGCGCGGCGATCACACGCTGGAATCACGCCAATCCCGAGCAGCTCGACCCGCGTCTCTATGTGCTGAGCGATATCGGCGGAAGCGCCGACGTGGCCGCGACCGAGGAGGACTACGCCATCCCGTCGGGCATCCTCAACGCCACGGTCTCGGGCCTGGTCTCGCGCTCGCTGCTCAACGCGCAGATCGGTCCGCACGAGTTTCATGGCTGCGTCTACTACCAGGCGTTCGAACCCCTGGATCAATCGCGCTGGTTTCTCGATCAGGTGAGTCGGACCTTCGCGCGCGCACACGCACGACCCCTGCGCAGCCAACCGCGCGAGCAGCGTGCCCGCGCCACCCGGGACTGGTTAAGGCGCTGCATGGCGCAACACGCCATCACCGACTTAAACCTGGTGAAACCCGGCATCGCGGAGGCGACCCGGGTCTTGCTGCGCCGCATTCCCGACCGCCTGATCGTGCGTGATCCCGGCGCGGCGGATCTCCAACATCTCATGGCGCTCGCCGAGTCGCGTGCCGTGGCCGTCGAAATCGACCCGACCCTGCCCTTTCAGGCGGCTGCACTGATTCGCTCGTGTCGGGACCGTCCCGCGTCTGCGTCCGCGGCGAGTCGCGAGGAACCATGA